One window from the genome of Musa acuminata AAA Group cultivar baxijiao chromosome BXJ1-4, Cavendish_Baxijiao_AAA, whole genome shotgun sequence encodes:
- the LOC103981230 gene encoding pentatricopeptide repeat-containing protein At5g66520-like: protein MAAVGSSARKLELLHCPDLSRCLAAFSSASELRRVHALVVTSGLSSDPFTVARLLAACAVPTSGNLRHARSLFASLHRPTPFMYNTMIRALSRSPRPVEPVLLYLRMLRSGLSPDRLTFPFLIRSCSVLGFAGLGRGVHCHAVKFGLDSDVFVVNNAITMYSDWGEMSSAQQLFDEHADVVDVISWTALVTGYSNYGRLDCARWFFERMPERNPISWNAMIAGYAKDGKVKAALHLFNKMPHRNVASWSSIISGFAQSGRCAEALAVFRVMVKREVTPNESTLVSAASACAQLRDLNQGEWVHRYVTEHTVEMSVILGTVLVDMYGKCGSISKALKVFKDMPEKNVYSCNSMITGLAMNGSERQALTFFWKMQLMGLEPNAITFIGLLSACSHSGLINEGQQFFDMMTRVYGIRPLEEHYGCMVDLLGRAGLIKEAVDFVERMPVEPHPGLWGALAGACRIHGDVELGEKVGKQLIELEPHHGGRYVLLANMYGAARRWDDMAMVRKLLNQRKAAKFPGKSSVEAEAAASV from the coding sequence ATGGCCGCCGTCGGATCCTCGGCGAGAAAGCTAGAGCTCCTCCACTGTCCCGACCTCTCCCGCTGCCTCGCCGCCTTCTCCTCCGCCTCCGAGCTCAGGCGCGTCCACGCCCTCGTCGTCACCTCCGGCCTCTCCTCCGACCCCTTCACCGTCGCCCGGCTCCTCGCCGCCTGCGCCGTCCCCACCTCCGGCAACCTCCGCCACGCGCGCTCCCTCTTCGCCAGCCTCCACCGGCCCACCCCGTTCATGTACAACACCATGATCCGCGCCCTCTCCCGGAGCCCCCGCCCCGTCGAGCCCGTCCTCCTCTACCTCCGCATGCTTCGCTCCGGGTTGTCGCCCGACCGGCTCACCTTCCCTTTCCTTATCCGCTCGTGTTCCGTGCTCGGCTTCGCAGGCCTCGGCCGCGGAGTCCACTGCCACGCCGTGAAATTTGGGCTCGATTCCGACGTCTTCGTCGTGAACAATGCCATAACCATGTACTCGGATTGGGGCGAAATGAGCTCCGCCCAGCAGCTGTTCGACGAGCATGCCGACGTGGTTGATGTCATCTCGTGGACAGCATTGGTCACAGGATACTCGAATTACGGGCGGCTGGACTGCGCGCGGTGGTTCTTCGAGCGGATGCCAGAAAGAAATCCCATCTCCTGGAATGCGATGATTGCGGGGTACGCGAAGGATGGGAAGGTCAAAGCAGCATTGCATCTGTTCAACAAAATGCCCCACAGAAATGTGGCCTCCTGGAGCTCGATTATTTCCGGCTTCGCGCAATCGGGTCGTTGCGCGGAGGCGTTGGCCGTGTTCAGAGTAATGGTCAAAAGGGAAGTCACCCCGAACGAGTCGACTTTGGTGAGCGCGGCATCAGCTTGTGCGCAGCTGAGGGATTTGAATCAAGGGGAGTGGGTGCACAGGTACGTTACAGAGCATACAGTGGAGATGAGCGTCATCCTAGGAACGGTTCTCGTGGACATGTATGGCAAGTGTGGGAGCATCAGCAAGGCCCTCAAAGTGTTCAAGGATATGCCCGAGAAGAATGTGTATTCGTGTAACTCCATGATCACCGGGTTGGCCATGAATGGGTCGGAGAGGCAAGCTCTAACATTCTTCTGGAAGATGCAGCTGATGGGTTTGGAGCCAAATGCGATAACCTTCATCGGATTGTTGAGCGCCTGTAGCCACTCGGGGTTGATCAACGAAGGCCAGCAGTTCTTCGACATGATGACTCGGGTTTATGGGATTAGGCCTCTCGAGGAGCACTACGGTTGCATGGTTGACTTGCTTGGCAGGGCGGGACTGATCAAAGAAGCGGTTGATTTCGTGGAAAGAATGCCGGTGGAGCCTCATCCGGGACTATGGGGAGCTCTTGCCGGTGCATGTAGAATCCATGGCGATGTGGAGCTCGGCGAGAAAGTGGGGAAGCAGTTGATCGAGTTGGAACCGCATCATGGTGGGCGGTATGTGTTGTTGGCGAACATGTACGGAGCTGCAAGGAGATGGGACGACATGGCCATGGTAAGGAAACTGCTGAACCAGAGGAAAGCTGCAAAATTCCCTGGAAAGAGCTCAGTGGAGGCAGAAGCGGCAGCCTCTGTTTGA
- the LOC135646324 gene encoding uncharacterized protein LOC135646324: MASQAIVKGRKYVLKHLSLPVRSCSSFSSLGRGRYAPDTDTRVPTWISEQSCSEVESSGQKKHVAVTTKEDLIFFCAQGSFRRPSSRIYNSGFGYGRQEFVLPFAVRGLAQSVATASTDTAGRPEKHNEEEPCKDQGQKEFKEASPEECDQAVEGLSTAKAKAKAKQMQDSQKSAQSFIHKFWAKLLGIGPALRAVASMSRADWAIKLRHWKDEFVSTMQHYWLGLKLLWADMRISSRLLLKLAAGKSLTRRERQQLTRTTADIFRLVPFAVFIIVPFMEFLLPVFLKLFPNMLPSTFQDKMKEQEALKRKLKARIEYAKFLQDTVKEMAKEVQTSHSGEIRQTAEDLDEFLNKVRTGAPVSNVEILSFAKLFNDELTLDNISRPRLINMCKYMGIPPFGTDNYLRFMLRRKLQEIKEDDKLIQAEGVESLSEEELRQACRERGHLGLLSKEEMQQQLRDWLDLSLNRAVPSSLLILSRAFTVSGKVKPEEAVVATLSSLPDEVVDTVGTGLPSEDSVSERRRKLEFLEMQEELIKEEEKKLVKEEKAKVKESEVIEEDLALKEMTGPTAREAQELASGKTLEKQEQLCKISRALAVLASASSVSRERQEFLSLVNKEIELYNTMLEKEGTDGEEEAKKAYRAAREKSDQAAEVAAADKVSSALVDRVDAMLQELEKEIDDVDAKIGDRWKILDRDHDGKVTPEEVAAAAMYLKDTIGKEGVQELISNLSRDKDGKILVQDIVKLASETEDADGSEAARL; encoded by the exons ATGGCGTCTCAGGCAATTGTCAAAGGAAGGAAGTACGTCCTGAAACACCTAAGCTTACCTGTGCGTTCTTGTTCCAGTTTCTCGAGTTTGGGGCGTGGAAGATATGCACCTGATACAGACACGAGGGTTCCAACTTGGATCTCTGAGCAGAGCTGCAGTGAAGTTGAGAGTAGTGGGCAGAAAAAGCATGTGGCGGTAACCACCAAAGAGGACTTAATCTTCTTCTGTGCTCAGGGTTCTTTTCGGCGTCCATCCAGTAGAATTTACAATTCAGGATTTGGATATGGAAGACAAGAGTTCGTTCTTCCATTTGCAGTCAGAGGTTTGGCACAGTCTGTTGCCACCGCGTCTACAGATACAGCTGGTCGACCTGAGAAGCATAATGAGGAAGAGCCTTGCAAAGATCAGGGCCAAAAAGAGTTTAAAGAGGCATCTCCTGAGGAATGCGATCAGGCTGTGGAAGGTTTAAGCACtgcaaaagcaaaagcaaaagccAAACAGATGCAAGATTCTCAAAAATCTGCTCAGTCATTCATACACAAGTTTTGGGCAAAGCTTCTGGGTATTGGTCCTGCTCTGAGAGCCGTGGCTTCAATGAGCAG AGCGGATTGGGCTATTAAATTACGCCACTGGAAGGATGAATTTGTATCTACCATGCAGCATTATTGGTTAGGCTTGAAATTGTTATGGGCTGATATGAGGATCTCTTCAAGATTGTTGTTGAAGTTGGCTGCTGGAAAGAGTCTCACAAGAAGAGAAAGACAGCAGCTGACACGTACCACAGCCGATATTTTCAGGCTGGTTCCCTTTGCAGTTTTCATCATTGTTCCATTTATGGAGTTCTTGTTGCCAGTGTTCCTGAAGCTGTTTCCAAACATGTTGCCATCTACGTTCCAGGACAAGATGAAAGAACAG GAGGCACTGAAAAGGAAACTCAAAGCAAGAATAGAGTATGCAAAGTTTCTGCAGGACACAGTTAAAGAGATGGCAAAAGAAGTCCAAACATCACATAGTGGAGAAATTAGACAGACTGCAGAGGACTTGGATGAATTTTTGAATAAG GTCAGGACTGGTGCTCCTGTATCCAATGTTGAAATCTTGAGCTTTGCGAAATTGTTTAATGATGAGCTGACATTGGACAATATAAGCAG ACCGAGGCTGATCAATATGTGCAAGTATATGGGAATTCCACCATTTGGAACTGATAATTACTTGCGATTTATGCTTCGAAGGAAATTGCAGGA GATTAAGGAAGATGACAAGCTGATCCAAGCAGAGGGTGTGGAATCTCTTTCAGAAGAGGAACTACGGCAAGCTTGTCGGGAACGGGGTCATCTTGGGTTGCTTTCGAAGGAGGAGATGCAACAACAG CTTCGTGACTGGCTGGATCTGTCCCTTAATCGTGCTGTTCCATCTTCATTGTTGATACTCTCGAG AGCCTTCACTGTATCTGGAAAGGTGAAACCTGAAGAAGCTGTTGTAGCAACATTATCATCTCTACCAGATGAGGTGGTTGACACAGTTGGTACTGGTTTGCCATCTGAAGATTCTGTTTCTGAGAGAAGAAGAAAATTGGAGTTCCTCGAAATGCAGGAAGAACTTATCAAG GAGGAAGAGAAAAAGCTAGTGAAAGAGGAGAAAGCTAAGGTGAAGGAATCTGAGGTCATCGAGGAGGATCTAGCATTGAAGGAGATGACTGGTCCTACAGCCAGGGAAGCACAGGAGTTAGCAAGTGGAAAAACACTTGAAAAACAGGAGCAACTCTGTAAAATCAGTCGGGCGCTGGCTGTGCTAGCTTCAGCTTCT TCAGTGAGTAGGGAACGTCAAGAATTCCTGAGCCTTGTTAATAAAGAG ATTGAACTTTATAATACCATGCTGGAGAAGGAAGGTACTGATGGTGAAGAAGAGGCAAAGAAAGCATATAGAGCCGCTAGGGAGAAGAGTGATCAAGCAGCTGAAGTAGCTGCTGCAGACAAGGTCTCATCAGCACTAGTAGATAGG GTTGATGCCATGTTACAAGAACTTGAAAAGGAGATCGATGATGTAGATGCTAAAATTGGTGATCGTTGGAAAATACTAGACAG AGACCATGATGGCAAAGTGACTCCAGAAGAGGTAGCAGCCGCTGCCATGTATCTGAAAGACACCATTGGAAAGGAGGGTGTCCAAGAACTCATCAGCAATCTCTCCAGGGATAAAG ATGGGAAGATTCTTGTTCAGGACATTGTCAAGCTAGCATCCGAAACCGAAGATGCTGATGGTAGTGAAGCGGCACGCTTATAG
- the LOC103981674 gene encoding agamous-like MADS-box protein AGL61, whose product MEPALAIASPVKSKRTSRGRQKIRIKKIENPEHRAVTFSKRRKGLFVMAAELCAHTGAHAAVIVFSPSGRPYAYSYPSVDEVLRRFLVGQFRDRAGLGGMQELVQMRALLLGEGDERAAEPHRGAVLEELQRGVEELEKLRRLVLAKADVVG is encoded by the coding sequence ATGGAACCTGCGTTAGCAATAGCATCGCCGGTGAAAAGTAAGCGCACGAGTCGAGGCCGGCAAAAAATCCGCATTAAGAAGATCGAGAACCCCGAGCATCGCGCCGTGACCTTCAGCAAGCGCCGTAAGGGCCTCTTCGTCATGGCCGCGGAGCTCTGCGCCCACACCGGCGCCCACGCCGCCGTCATCGTCTTCTCCCCTTCCGGCCGACCCTACGCCTACTCCTATCCCTCCGTCGACGAGGTCCTTCGCCGCTTCCTCGTCGGCCAGTTCCGGGACCGTGCAGGTCTGGGCGGGATGCAGGAGTTGGTGCAGATGCGTGCGCTCCTGCTCGGGGAGGGCGATGAGCGCGCCGCGGAGCCCCACCGCGGGGCGGTGCTGGAGGAGCTGCAGCGCGGGGTGGAGGAGTTGGAGAAGCTGCGGAGGCTCGTGCTGGCGAAGGCCGACGTGGTTGGATGA
- the LOC135646340 gene encoding uncharacterized protein LOC135646340, protein MGCLSSRPKDAAGNRRRPGHVGEVAVFVPGLRVPKDVDFFQSLGDRLPRSLVERLSALRTRIVVMAAQEAPTVTKPRRKTATQHGGSSLADLLQALEDYLPVLLGLVKDGSQLTDKVQFVWANQEDNEEETKMANAWYEVLSVLHLMAMLCLSEANSLLLPKIFSDGRQLNVSEESRRNSIDILLKAAGYLDCAIQHVFPRLPPDLRKDLPIDLAEGVLQSLRMQAMGQSIDLQLRMAMGSPRATLAVKRRLACEMVKCWHEAENNITQYPLTEGWGGKHQLFIKWKHVEAKAAAYYFHGLILDEGNTEKSHRMAVNALQVAEEFLKESKRASEAFNMMPPTSRNPPPSGSMKYLHEKISKDVSSKVRMNQDLYSQDRILERAPTLPDFAVALKPDDYHLTALDPSWN, encoded by the exons ATGGGATGCCTGTCTTCGAGACCAAAAGATGCAGCTGGAAACAGGAGAAGGCCAGGGCACGTTGGAGAGGTGGCAGTGTTTGTGCCAGGCCTGCGAGTCCCTAAGGATGTGGACTTCTTTCAGTCACTGGGTGACAGATTGCCGAGGAGTTTAGTCGAACGCCTCTCAGCCCTGAGAACCAGAATAGTAGTCATGGCTGCTCAAGAGGCACCAACTGTGACGAAGCCTAGGAGGAAAACAGCCACGCAACATG GAGGTTCGAGTTTGGCTGATCTGCTGCAGGCTCTGGAAGACTACTTACCTGTCCTTTTGGGATTGGTAAAAGATG GAAGTCAACTAACAGATAAAGTGCAGTTTGTATGGGCTAACCAGGAGGATAATGAAGAG GAAACGAAAATGGCAAATGCTTGGTATGAGGTGCTTTCAGTTCTGCACTTGATGGCCATGCTGTGTCTCTCTGAGGCCAACTCATTGCTTCTTCCAAAAATTTTTAGTGATGGACGTCAGCTAAACGTATCGGAAG AGAGCAGGAGGAACTCTATTGATATATTATTGAAGGCAGCAGGTTATCTCGATTGTGCTATTCAGCATGTTTTTCCTAGACTTCCTCCTGATCTTAG GAAAGATCTTCCTATTGACCTTGCTGAAGGAGTACTCCAATCTCTTCGCATGCAAGCAATGGGTCAG AGTATCGATCTTCAACTAAGGATGGCAATGGGGAGTCCCAGGGCTACACTTGCTGTAAAAAGGAGATTAGCATGTGAGATGGTCAAGTGCTGGCATGAG GCTGAGAATAACATTACACAGTATCCGTTAACTGAAGGTTGGGGAGGAAAGCATCAACTCTTTATTAAGTGGAAACATGTTGAAGCGAAG GCTGCTGCTTATTATTTCCACGGGTTAATCCTTGACGAGGGAAACACAGAGAAATCCCATCGGATGGCTGTCAATGCTCTGCAAGTAGCAGAAGAGTTCCTGAAAGAAAGTAAGAGAGCGTCTGAGGCGTTCAATATGATGCCTCCTACTTCAAG GAATCCTCCTCCCTCGGGTTCTATGAAGTATTTGCACGAAAAAATCTCCAAAGATGTGTCCAGCAAGGTTcggatgaatcaagatctctataGCCAAGACAG GATCCTTGAGAGGGCACCAACATTGCCAGATTTTGCAGTGGCTCTGAAACCAGATGACTATCATCTTACTGCATTGGATCCTTCGTGGAACTAA